A single region of the Borrelia hermsii DAH genome encodes:
- a CDS encoding potassium channel family protein, which yields MKTFVIIGLSNLGIHILENLSKLDCQIIIVDTSKELVEEYDVIATESFILDQFTKNALKKVIPVDTDAVIIDFDNDLGKSALVTHYCNLLGVKEICVKTEDRDDAEILKTLGATKIIFPSKDAARRLTPLLVSPNLSTYSIVGHDIIVAETVIPKEYVGKTLLEADLRREKGITVIAVRNLSNSRYEFVDGDYFFLKDDKIVICGKPDGIENFTNNKDLIKDLISVSKAEDVSSKEDFKKLGFLRFFDFMKKFNKDKKND from the coding sequence ATGAAAACGTTTGTTATTATTGGTCTTAGTAATTTAGGGATTCATATTCTTGAGAATTTGAGTAAGCTTGATTGTCAAATTATTATTGTCGACACTTCAAAGGAATTGGTTGAGGAATATGATGTTATTGCTACAGAAAGCTTTATTTTGGATCAATTTACTAAAAATGCTTTAAAAAAAGTTATTCCTGTAGATACTGATGCTGTTATTATTGATTTTGATAATGATCTTGGGAAAAGTGCTCTTGTTACTCATTATTGTAATCTTTTAGGTGTTAAAGAGATATGCGTTAAAACTGAAGATAGGGATGACGCTGAGATATTAAAAACTCTTGGTGCTACAAAAATTATATTTCCAAGTAAGGATGCTGCAAGAAGATTAACCCCACTATTAGTATCTCCTAATCTTTCAACTTATAGTATTGTTGGTCACGACATCATTGTTGCTGAGACTGTTATTCCGAAAGAGTATGTAGGCAAAACTCTTCTTGAGGCTGATTTAAGAAGAGAGAAGGGCATTACTGTTATTGCTGTTAGAAATTTAAGCAATTCTAGGTATGAGTTTGTGGATGGTGATTATTTTTTCTTGAAAGATGATAAAATTGTAATTTGTGGCAAGCCTGATGGAATTGAGAATTTTACAAATAATAAGGATTTGATTAAAGATTTAATATCAGTTTCTAAAGCAGAAGATGTTTCTTCCAAGGAGGATTTTAAGAAATTAGGATTTTTAAGATTTTTTGATTTCATGAAAAAGTTTAATAAAGATAAGAAAAATGATTAA